In Panicum virgatum strain AP13 chromosome 5K, P.virgatum_v5, whole genome shotgun sequence, the genomic window CTCCGCGTCGTACCATTCTTCGCCTCCGGCGGCGTCGCCTCCCCCGGTAAGCAACCCACCTCCGGCGACCCCTCCACCGGAGCCATTGCCGtcatcaccgccgccgccaacaccgttgccgccggcgccggcattgTCGCCTCCCCCGCCTGACGCTCCCCCTCCATCGCttccgccgtcgccgttgccgtcaTCACCCCAGTTGCCGCCTCAAGCCCCGCCTCCCCCGCTGGCGTCGGACCAACCGCGCGTTCAACCCCGCGTATACCCatcaccgccaccgccgtcacttcccccgccgcctcctcccgccgtcTCGCCGCCATCACCAGCTCCATCCAACTCACCATCGCCGTCGCCTGCTCCACCTGCGCAAGCTCCAGCCCCCGCGCGTGCTGCTGCCCATTCGCCACCCCCGCCGCGAATCGCCTCTCCACCACCTCCGCACTATCACGTCAAGCCGCATTACATGCCGCGGTCGCCCCCAAAGTCGCATTCGAACTCGACCCATGCAGCCAGTGGCAGTGGCAAGAACATCGAGATATCGAGGGAGGCAGCCACCACCATTGTAGCACTTGCCGGTCTTGCTATGCTTAGCTTTATTGGCGCCACCATTTGGTTCGTCAAGAAAAAGCGCCGGCGGATAGAGCCTCCGGCGGCATTGCCAACACAGCAACCggctcctccaccaccgcccaACTACATTCCATCTTCAGCCGGATCCTCACTAGCATCAGGTAAGAGCATAAACACTGGAGTGTTTTATGCATTTCCCAACTTATGGCATCAAGCTTATGCTAATTGTTTGTGCTGGCCAGACGGGTTCTACTTAAGGTCACCAGGGTATCCTTTCATGAGGTACAGTACTGGAAGCCATGGTTTTCCGTACTCCCCGGCCGACTCTGGGATTGGGTATTCCCATATGCTCTTCACGCCAGAGAATTTGGCAGCAATCACAGATGACTTTGCAGAGGAGAACCTTTTGGGAGAAGGTGGATTTGGGTGTGTATTTAAGGGCATTTTGCCAGATGGTCGCCCTGTAGCTGTCAAGAAGCTCAAAGTCGGGAATGGGCAAGGCGAGCGTGAGTTCAAGGCCGAAGTTGATACTATCAGCAGAGTACATCATAGACATTTGGTTTCGTTAGTAGGTTATTGCATTGCGGATGGCCAGCGAATGCTTGTTTATGATTTTGTTCCCAACAACACACTTTATTACCACCTCCATGGTGAGAACATGTTTCCTTTGGATCTATTGTCTTCTAACTTCTTTCAACGTCACGTTCATTAGCACACTCTAATTATTCATCAAACATTATGTCTCAAAACTGCAGTAAGTGAAGCAGCGCTTGATTGGCGGACAAGGGTTAAGATCGCAGCTGGAGCAGCCCGAGGAATTGCTTACCTGCATGAAGATTGTAATATTTTTGCTAAACTATTTCTTCAGAGGTCCCCTAATTTTGGATAGTTTTCTTAGCATTTGTCTGTTTTCTTCATCAGGTCATCCACGTATTATACATAGAGATATTAAATCATCCAATATTTTGTTGGATAACAACTTTGAAGCTCAGGTATGCTGTTATTTTGTGTATGACtcataaatacataatttcATGTTCTAGTGTGATATTATGATAGTGTTTATTGTCTAAATATTTTATCTGAAACTGTCCAGGTTTCTGATTTTGGGCTTGCAAGGTTAGCGGCTGATTCCAATTCACATGTCACCACACGTGTCATGGGGACATTCGGGTAAGTATTCAAGCAAATCCGCACCATCTTGCAAATCTCAAGAGTTTATTGGTTAATCTATGCCCAATTTCTAGTGTTGCTTACATAACTATTATATATCCTCTGCAGGTATTTAGCTCCAGAGTATGCATTGTCAGGCAAGTTGACAGCAAAATCTGATGTATATTCTTTTGGAGTAGTTCTTTTGGAGCTTATTACAGGAAGAAAACCTGTTGATGCTTCTCAGCCATTGGGAGATGAAAGTCTGGTTGAATGGGTGAGTTCATTTTTCTTAATAACGTATGGATTTATTGTGTGTCACTGTTCGCTGATGTGAGGTCCTAAAGTGTGTGTCGATTTTCAGTTTTTTTAACCTATATATGTTTGATTGAGGGCATCTTACAAGTTCATGATATCCATAGCCATGATA contains:
- the LOC120707971 gene encoding proline-rich receptor-like protein kinase PERK9, translating into MGYGHVDPFLPPQQPLQQAAYHVAPQGDYGQPQAQPAPRPPGCPYSSSASAPPVSASYHSSPPAASPPPVSNPPPATPPPEPLPSSPPPPTPLPPAPALSPPPPDAPPPSLPPSPLPSSPQLPPQAPPPPLASDQPRVQPRVYPSPPPPSLPPPPPPAVSPPSPAPSNSPSPSPAPPAQAPAPARAAAHSPPPPRIASPPPPHYHVKPHYMPRSPPKSHSNSTHAASGSGKNIEISREAATTIVALAGLAMLSFIGATIWFVKKKRRRIEPPAALPTQQPAPPPPPNYIPSSAGSSLASDGFYLRSPGYPFMRYSTGSHGFPYSPADSGIGYSHMLFTPENLAAITDDFAEENLLGEGGFGCVFKGILPDGRPVAVKKLKVGNGQGEREFKAEVDTISRVHHRHLVSLVGYCIADGQRMLVYDFVPNNTLYYHLHVSEAALDWRTRVKIAAGAARGIAYLHEDCHPRIIHRDIKSSNILLDNNFEAQVSDFGLARLAADSNSHVTTRVMGTFGYLAPEYALSGKLTAKSDVYSFGVVLLELITGRKPVDASQPLGDESLVEWARPLLLKAIEHREFGDLPDPRMENRFDENEMFHMIGAAAACIRHSAAMRPRMGQVVRALDSLADSNLNNGLQPGRSEVFLEPQSEEIRLFHLREFGSRTVATS